In Aedes albopictus strain Foshan chromosome 3, AalbF5, whole genome shotgun sequence, the following are encoded in one genomic region:
- the LOC115269920 gene encoding uncharacterized protein LOC115269920 — MDECSVCNTEIQSDEKNVKCVYCSNSLHVKCAGLSDSRYNKIQKGHCYYCSGQCETSHANSRKMDELLTNMKCLQTSMDKLNQKCEENGTNQKKTDDAVRKLSASMCELTKSQSDIKNSVEEVKSSQAFIAAQYEDIKSLHEDMKKDFAGCVTKVSEHDGHIQALNSTIVDMKKRLRLAEQNLLKNEIIINGIPKELTIAESTIITKVAAAVGVQLFSTDIERTLRARNGMILVEFSNSKVRNDILRARKGKSVYADEIDFGNAALPTSSRSSPNNKRFHTKVFINENLTRETRSLFREAKSLRVSHGFKYVWCNNGNIYCKRDDSADVYIIDSIEDLKRLRSSPRKA; from the coding sequence ATGGACGAATGCTCAGTATGTAACACTGAAATCCAGTCTGACGAGAAAAATGTGAAATGTGTGTATTGCAGCAATTCGTTGCACGTTAAATGCGCGGGTCTATCAGATTCTCGCTATAACAAGATTCAGAAGGGACATTGCTACTACTGTTCCGGTCAGTGTGAAACCTCGCATGCAAACAGCAGAAAGATGGACGAACTATTAACTAATATGAAGTGCTTGCAAACGTCGATGGACAAACTCAATCAAAAATGCGAAGAAAACGGTACAAATCAGAAGAAAACGGATGATGCTGTGAGAAAACTGAGTGCGTCCATGTGTGAACTCACAAAGTCTCAGAGTGACATTAAGAATTCGGTTGAAGAAGTGAAATCTTCACAAGCGTTCATTGCGGCTCAGTATGAAGACATCAAGTCCTTACACGAGGACATGAAGAAGGACTTTGCAGGGTGTGTTACTAAAGTGAGCGAACATGATGGCCACATTCAGGCCTTAAACAGCACTATCGTCGATATGAAGAAGCGTCTGCGTCTGGCGgagcaaaatttgttgaaaaacgaaATCATCATTAATGGCATACCCAAGGAACTCACTATCGCAGAATCGACGATCATCACAAAAGTAGCGGCTGCCGTAGGGGTGCAACTGTTCTCTACTGACATCGAAAGAACCCTCCGGGCTAGGAACGGAATGATCCTGGTCGAATTCAGCAACTCTAAAGTACGAAATGACATCCTTCGTGCTCGTAAGGGTAAATCGGTGTATGCTGATGAAATCGACTTTGGCAATGCGGCGCTACCCACCAGCTCAAGGTCTTCTCCCAACAACAAGCGATTCCATACTAAGGTCTTCATAAATGAGAATCTGACGAGAGAAACCCGTTCACTGTTTCGAGAAGCCAAATCTCTCCGGGTATCTCATGGGTTCAAGTATGTGTGGTGCAACAACGGGAACATCTACTGTAAGAGAGACGACTCGGCAGATGTCTACATCATCGATTCCATTGAGGATCTCAAGAGATTGCGTTCATCTCCAAGGAAAGCTTGA